In a single window of the Chloroherpetonaceae bacterium genome:
- a CDS encoding peptidylprolyl isomerase: MAVMSKMRDKMHIVLYVLVGAFLITIVFEWGMNFSGMSARRGTDIGVVNGKPIPFKEFESLYRNYLDQYRQQLKGQDLDDQAEARMQEQVWESLVMKILLGEEYEKLGLKVTDEEITSEIFSDNPPFVIAQQFRNPETGKIDREKLNNAIADPRNKQAWIQVEQFVRQQKLQEKLQQLLLETMRATDAEARQKFDAQKTSLKAKYVLFDMSRAKPDSAYYVSEADIKAYFNEHREEYRQEPTREAKYVFFPTDPTEDDKQLIKKELEELKKEFETTSNDTDFVRLHSDEALVEKVLPRGQLPVEIDTLVFKPDVKKGTVLGPVQDFTTNQFKLIKITSVKTDGEEMVRASHILIKPNGNTKADTAKAIAEAKALMARLKKGEDFEKLAREKSADPGSAARGGDLNWFGRGRMVKPFEEACYKAKVGELVGPVQTQFGIHIIKVTGRDRREIKGIELVKKIVPSPSTIEKQRRIASEFEFNAREIGFDSAAQRAFYTVRETGIFSRYGYVPIIGYSNAMAQWGFKAKLNEISPVIQAKDGFVVMQLTAINDDGYRKYDEDLKRELKSKIIRERKMQDLRKLAEEMLAKCEGSLERAVQLDSLLQIRETGTVTLSVPNIQGIGYDPSVAAALSVLSVGTLSKPIDTNRGVMLAVLSEKQTGKDEDFEAEKATLRKQIVDEKRGR, from the coding sequence ATGGCGGTTATGAGTAAAATGCGCGACAAGATGCACATCGTGCTGTATGTGCTGGTCGGCGCATTTCTAATCACCATCGTCTTTGAATGGGGAATGAATTTTTCAGGCATGAGCGCACGGCGAGGAACAGATATTGGTGTGGTCAATGGCAAGCCTATCCCGTTTAAGGAGTTTGAGTCGCTCTATCGCAACTACCTTGACCAGTATCGCCAGCAACTGAAAGGTCAAGACCTTGATGACCAAGCTGAAGCGCGTATGCAAGAGCAGGTGTGGGAGTCGCTGGTAATGAAAATCTTGCTGGGCGAAGAGTATGAGAAATTGGGTCTGAAGGTAACCGATGAAGAGATCACCAGTGAGATTTTCTCAGACAATCCCCCCTTTGTGATTGCGCAGCAGTTCCGCAACCCTGAAACGGGCAAAATTGACCGTGAAAAGCTCAACAATGCCATCGCAGACCCACGCAACAAGCAAGCTTGGATTCAAGTGGAGCAATTTGTGCGCCAGCAAAAGTTGCAAGAAAAGCTCCAGCAATTGCTCTTAGAGACCATGCGGGCAACGGATGCTGAAGCACGCCAGAAGTTCGATGCACAAAAAACCTCTCTGAAGGCCAAGTATGTGCTGTTTGATATGTCGCGCGCAAAGCCGGACAGTGCCTACTATGTCTCTGAGGCTGACATCAAGGCCTACTTCAACGAGCATCGAGAAGAATACAGGCAAGAGCCGACCAGAGAAGCCAAATATGTCTTTTTTCCAACTGACCCCACCGAAGACGATAAGCAGCTCATCAAAAAAGAGCTGGAAGAGCTGAAAAAAGAGTTCGAGACCACATCAAACGACACAGACTTTGTGCGCTTGCATAGCGATGAAGCACTGGTAGAGAAGGTCTTGCCACGCGGGCAATTACCCGTTGAAATTGATACGCTAGTCTTCAAGCCCGATGTGAAAAAAGGCACAGTGCTGGGACCTGTGCAGGACTTTACCACTAATCAGTTCAAGCTCATCAAAATTACTTCTGTAAAAACTGATGGCGAGGAGATGGTCAGAGCCTCGCATATTCTCATTAAGCCAAATGGAAACACCAAGGCGGACACTGCCAAAGCTATAGCCGAAGCCAAAGCGCTCATGGCAAGACTTAAGAAAGGCGAAGATTTTGAAAAATTGGCACGCGAAAAATCAGCTGACCCAGGTTCCGCTGCACGAGGGGGTGACCTCAACTGGTTTGGACGGGGCAGAATGGTCAAGCCTTTCGAGGAAGCCTGCTACAAGGCAAAGGTCGGTGAACTGGTTGGACCCGTGCAAACACAGTTCGGCATTCACATCATTAAAGTTACAGGGCGCGACCGTCGCGAAATCAAAGGCATTGAGCTGGTAAAGAAAATCGTGCCCAGCCCTTCCACCATTGAAAAGCAACGTCGTATTGCCAGTGAATTTGAGTTCAATGCACGTGAAATTGGCTTCGATAGCGCCGCACAGCGCGCATTTTACACGGTGCGTGAGACAGGTATCTTTTCGCGATACGGCTATGTGCCAATCATTGGCTACAGCAATGCAATGGCTCAGTGGGGATTTAAAGCCAAGCTCAATGAAATTAGCCCCGTCATTCAAGCCAAAGATGGCTTTGTGGTAATGCAGCTCACGGCGATAAACGATGATGGTTATCGCAAGTATGATGAAGACCTGAAGCGAGAGCTAAAATCAAAAATCATTCGCGAGCGAAAGATGCAGGACTTGCGTAAGCTAGCCGAAGAGATGCTGGCAAAATGCGAGGGCAGCTTAGAGCGCGCGGTGCAGCTTGACTCCTTGCTGCAGATTCGAGAAACTGGCACGGTGACGCTCTCGGTGCCAAACATTCAAGGCATTGGTTATGACCCCAGTGTTGCAGCAGCCCTGTCGGTGCTAAGTGTCGGCACACTGTCTAAGCCAATTGACACCAA
- a CDS encoding glycosyltransferase, which produces MTETFFWITATLLVLYALQKLVITAGLFRLPKRRQWDTLPMVTVVVAARNEEKNIARTLDSLVQLDYPKEKLEIIVSDGASTDRTCEIVSQYAARYSFITLHHADQNQPIRGKANAIHQAVLRARGEFIMMTDADCTVQPTWIRHTLSYFTDDVGLVCGITIPRPTDAFATIQMLDWCYILGVSSGRASIGFPIGGIGNNFNFRKTTYHEIGGYAKLRFSVTEDFALFQAILRSRWKIVFPILYETHNQTEPMPTFSELYEQKKRWSLGGLDASLVHAFLAGFMFFAHLFPVLAFFILPLTTALALLGLKLLSDALLLLPVLVRLRQVRTLWAFPLFELYYFLFVFAAPLILSLSRNVVWKGIDYNLLELRRS; this is translated from the coding sequence ATGACTGAAACGTTCTTTTGGATTACTGCAACGCTTCTGGTGCTCTACGCTCTCCAGAAGCTGGTTATCACTGCAGGGCTTTTTCGTTTGCCGAAACGTCGTCAGTGGGATACTCTTCCAATGGTTACGGTCGTGGTCGCGGCCCGTAACGAAGAAAAAAACATCGCTCGCACCCTTGATTCACTTGTGCAGCTTGACTACCCCAAAGAAAAGTTGGAAATTATCGTTAGTGATGGCGCTTCTACGGATCGCACTTGTGAGATTGTCTCCCAATATGCAGCGCGCTACAGCTTCATCACACTTCACCATGCTGACCAGAATCAACCCATTCGTGGCAAAGCCAACGCCATTCATCAAGCTGTGCTTCGTGCCCGCGGCGAGTTTATTATGATGACCGATGCCGACTGCACTGTTCAGCCTACTTGGATACGCCACACCTTGTCTTACTTTACTGACGATGTCGGCTTAGTCTGTGGCATAACCATTCCGCGCCCTACTGATGCCTTTGCAACGATTCAAATGCTGGACTGGTGCTACATTCTGGGTGTTAGCTCTGGACGCGCTTCTATCGGCTTCCCTATTGGCGGCATTGGCAACAACTTCAACTTCCGCAAAACGACCTACCACGAAATCGGCGGCTATGCCAAGCTGCGTTTTAGCGTTACGGAAGATTTTGCCCTGTTTCAAGCCATCTTGCGCTCACGCTGGAAAATCGTCTTTCCAATTCTTTACGAGACGCATAACCAGACTGAGCCAATGCCGACGTTTTCAGAACTCTATGAACAAAAGAAACGCTGGTCGCTCGGTGGCTTAGATGCCAGTTTAGTGCATGCCTTTCTTGCAGGGTTTATGTTCTTTGCCCATCTCTTTCCTGTGCTGGCATTTTTTATTCTGCCGCTCACAACCGCTCTTGCGCTGCTTGGTCTCAAGCTGCTCTCCGATGCGTTGCTACTTTTACCTGTCTTGGTTCGCCTCCGCCAAGTTCGCACTCTGTGGGCTTTTCCGCTCTTTGAGCTTTACTATTTTCTTTTTGTTTTCGCTGCACCGCTTATCTTGTCGCTCAGTCGCAATGTGGTCTGGAAAGGTATTGACTACAATTTGCTCGAGCTGCGGCGGTCGTAA